The stretch of DNA CTCAAGGTGAGCCGATGGGTCCCGTTCTGACGAGGCGCGCTCCAGCGGCACTCCTTCTGCATCGGAACGGCGTCTGCCGGGCCAGGAGGCACCGGACGGACTCTTCCGCGGAGGGAACATGTCGTCCTTTCAGACGTACCTGCTCGGGTTTATCATAGTCGTGATCGGGCTGGCCGCCGGCGCGTACATGCTCAACGTGCCGGGGGTGTGGATCGGCATCGGCGTGGTGGTGCTGATCGGGATCGGGATCCTGTCGGCGACGAGCCGCACCAAGCCGCGCGATCCGCAGTATCCCGACGACACCGGCCGGACGCCGGGCGCCGGACCGCGCCGCCCGTACTGACACGGAGCGATCCCGCGCCGCACGCCGTGATCGCCCCGCCCGCGCGGGGCGATTCGCTTTTCACGAACGGGAGGACCGACATGCCGGAGGGAGTCGCTTCGCCGTACCCGGTGGAGGTGGTGTGGGAGGGGGGGATGCGCTACCGCGGCGGGCCGCGGGGCGGGCCGACGCTCCTGGTGGACGGCGCCCGCGAGGCCGCCCCCAGCCCCGTCGATGCCCTGGTGGTGTCCATCGCCGCCTGCTCCGCCATCGACGTCGTGGAGGTGCTGAACAAGCGCCGCACGCCGCCGGCCTCGCTCCGCGTGCGCGCGGAGTTCTCGCGCGCCCCGGAGCCCCCGCGGCGCCTCACCGACGTGACGCTGGTCTACTCCGTGGCCGCCGACACGGAGCGGGCGCACGTGGAGCGCGCGATCCAGCTGTCGTTCGACAGGTACTGCTCCGTGGTCCACTCCCTCGCGCCGGACACCCGGCTCGGCTGGGAGCTGGAGCTGGAGGGCGCCGCCGCGGCCGCGGGATGATCGACGCCTTCATCGGCCGGACCCCGCTCGTCCGGCTGGAGCGGGTGGTGGAGCCGGGGATGGCGGAGGTGTGGGTGAAGGTGGAGGGGATGAACCCCGGCGGCTCCATCAAGGACCGCACCGCCCTGGCCATGATCCTGGACGGGGAGCGGCGCGGTCTGCTGGAGCCCGGGGGCACCATCGTGGAGCCCACCTCCGGGAACACCGGGATCGGGCTGGCGCAGGTGGCCTCGGCGCGCGGCTACCGGCTGGTCCTCTGCCTCCCCGCGCAGATGAGCGAGGAGCGCAAGGCGACGCTGCGCGCGTACGGGGCGGAGCTGGTCCTCACCGACCCGGAGCGGCGGATGCTGGCCGCCATCGAGGAGGCGGAGCGGATCCGCGACACCACGGGCGCCTTCCTCCCCAACCAGTTCGCCCACCCGGCCAACCCGCGCATCCACTACGAGACCACCGGCCCGGAGATCTGGAGCGGGATGAAGGGGCGCATCGACGCCTTCGTGTACGGCACCGGCACGGGCGGCACCATCTCCGGCGTCGGGCGCTGGCTCAAGGAGCACGACCCGTCGGTGCACGTCCACGCGGTGGAGCCGGGGCGCTCCGCCGTCCTGCACGGCGAGGAGCGGGGGCAGCACCAGTTCCAGGGGATGGGGCCGGGGTTCATCCCCCCCAACCTGGACCGCACCGTGATCGACGCAATGACCAAGGCATGGGAGGAGGACGCCTTCCCGGTGGCGCGGCGGCTGGCCCGGGAGGAGGGGCTGTTCGTGGGGATGAGCTCGGGGGCGATGGTGTGGGCCGCGCTGCAGGTGGCGCGCGAGGTGGGGCCGGGGGGGCGGGTGGTG from Longimicrobiaceae bacterium encodes:
- a CDS encoding OsmC family protein, which encodes MPEGVASPYPVEVVWEGGMRYRGGPRGGPTLLVDGAREAAPSPVDALVVSIAACSAIDVVEVLNKRRTPPASLRVRAEFSRAPEPPRRLTDVTLVYSVAADTERAHVERAIQLSFDRYCSVVHSLAPDTRLGWELELEGAAAAAG
- the cysK gene encoding cysteine synthase A gives rise to the protein MIDAFIGRTPLVRLERVVEPGMAEVWVKVEGMNPGGSIKDRTALAMILDGERRGLLEPGGTIVEPTSGNTGIGLAQVASARGYRLVLCLPAQMSEERKATLRAYGAELVLTDPERRMLAAIEEAERIRDTTGAFLPNQFAHPANPRIHYETTGPEIWSGMKGRIDAFVYGTGTGGTISGVGRWLKEHDPSVHVHAVEPGRSAVLHGEERGQHQFQGMGPGFIPPNLDRTVIDAMTKAWEEDAFPVARRLAREEGLFVGMSSGAMVWAALQVAREVGPGGRVVTIAPDTGARYLSTPLFSPPPAGGEVI